One Glycine max cultivar Williams 82 chromosome 3, Glycine_max_v4.0, whole genome shotgun sequence DNA window includes the following coding sequences:
- the LOC100306607 gene encoding rubredoxin domain-containing protein, whose amino-acid sequence MGIYYGCPSSPPHTVRAGWSEMRMASALSLHLSTPFSQLHPSLKPKKLHDFPTLSLSKPRKLSVNSVDISKEDTPVKPESELENLGPRRLEEKFAVLNTGIYECRSCGYKYDEAVGDPSYPLPPGYQFEKLPDDWRCPTCGAAQSFFQSKSVQIAGFAQNQQYGLGGNSLTSGQKTILIYGTLLLFFALFLSGYFLQ is encoded by the coding sequence ATGGGCATATActatggttgtccttcttctccTCCACACACCGTGAGGGCTGGCTGGTCAGAAATGAGAATGGCTTCAGCATTGTCCCTGCATCTCTCAACCCCTTTCTCCCAACTCCACCCTAGTCTCAAACCTAAAAAACTCCATGATTTCCCCACTCTCTCCCTCTCCAAACCTCGAAAACTCAGCGTGAACTCCGTGGACATCTCCAAAGAAGACACGCCCGTGAAACCCGAATCGGAGCTGGAGAACTTGGGGCCGCGGCGGCTGGAGGAGAAGTTCGCGGTTCTGAACACTGGAATCTACGAGTGCCGCTCCTGCGGCTATAAATACGACGAGGCAGTGGGCGACCCTTCCTATCCCTTACCGCCCGGCTATCAGTTCGAGAAGCTTCCGGATGATTGGCGCTGCCCCACTTGTGGGGCCGCCCAGAGTTTCTTCCAGAGCAAGAGCGTTCAGATCGCTGGGTTTGCTCAGAACCAGCAATATGGGCTTGGTGGCAATTCTCTCACTTCGGGTCAGAAGACTATTCTTATATACGGCACTTTGTTGCTCTTCTTTGCGCTCTTTTTGAGTGGCTACTTCCTCCAATAG
- the LOC100790030 gene encoding probable transcription factor At5g28040 — MASEQHDAVFREEDMDDDDDESQEDEEYEEDDDEENVPSPSTALAVTVAVPGSAVSNGGGGSPISKPTATATTATIVLADSSDPKRRRLELIEEKKPPPPLDDSRRLFQRLWTDEDEIELLQGFLDYTSQRGSSHHNDTALFYDQIKSKLQLDFNKNQLVEKIRRLKKKYRNVLNKICSGKEFSFKSAHDQATFEISRKIWSNVTPVGDNSLDDDEINPSRSPNPNLNFSPVILKNETIFRNSTEKKTPKRSRPRSAVKIEPNDGSASNRDHNCISNTTPTATAAATNTTAAAAAGTNNNNCNSGYGNNIPSLIEETVKSCLSPVLKELMAGAMGGGAFGGRGFSLNLNPMPFMNLSFGGGEMVDEKWRKQQILELEVYSKRLELVQDQIKAAMEELRSHGGGGL, encoded by the coding sequence ATGGCTTCGGAGCAACACGACGCCGTTTTCCGCGAAGAAGACAtggacgacgacgacgacgagtCTCAGGAGGACGAAGAGTACGAAGAAGACGACGACGAAGAAAACGTGCCCTCTCCCTCCACCGCTCTCGCTGTCACCGTCGCCGTCCCCGGTTCCGCCGTCTCCAACGGCGGCGGTGGCTCTCCAATTTCGAAGCCCACCGCCACCGCCACCACCGCCACCATCGTCCTCGCCGACTCATCCGATCCGAAGCGGCGTCGCCTGGAGCTAATCGAGGAGAAAAAGCCGCCGCCGCCGCTGGATGACTCGCGGCGGCTGTTTCAGCGGCTGTGGACCGATGAGGATGAGATCGAGCTCTTGCAAGGGTTCCTCGACTACACATCGCAGCGAGGATCCTCGCACCACAACGACACCGCTTTGTTCTACGACCAAATCAAGTCGAAGCTCCAACTCGATTTCAACAAGAATCAGCTCGTGGAGAAGATCCGAAGGCTGAAGAAGAAGTACCGGAACGTCCTCAACAAGATTTGCTCCGGCAAGGAATTCTCCTTCAAGAGCGCTCACGATCAAGCCACCTTCGAAATCTCGCGCAAGATCTGGAGCAACGTGACTCCAGTCGGCGACAATTCATTGGACGACGACGAAATCAACCCTAGCCGTAGCCCCAACCCTAACCTTAATTTTAGCCCTGTAATTCTTAAGAATGAAACGATTTTCAGGAATTCCACGGAGAAGAAAACACCGAAACGCTCTCGGCCTCGATCGGCGGTGAAAATCGAGCCAAATGACGGATCCGCGTCGAACAGAGATCATAATTGTATTAGCAATACTACACCTACTGCTACTGCTGCTGCTACTAACActactgctgctgctgctgctggtaCTAACAATAATAACTGTAACAGTGGTTATGGAAATAACATACCGAGTTTGATTGAGGAGACGGTGAAGAGTTGTTTGTCGCCGGTGTTGAAGGAATTGATGGCAGGGGCCATGGGAGGAGGAGCGTTTGGAGGGAGAGGGTTTTCGTTGAACTTGAACCCTATGCCTTttatgaatttgagttttggcgGTGGGGAAATGGTGGATGAGAAATGGAGGAAGCAACAGATATTGGAGTTGGAAGTGTATTCGAAGCGGTTGGAACTGGTGCAGGATCAGATCAAGGCAGCTATGGAGGAGTTGCGGTCACATGGAGGAGGAGGATTAtag